A window from Actimicrobium sp. CCC2.4 encodes these proteins:
- a CDS encoding DNA cytosine methyltransferase, protein MAPDTDLASDENRGKPATMSAMSLLIPSLDYPSVSPSTGSAPAPSHSPGTLKKQARHAYLEFFAGSGLVAQGLKTMFKPIWANDIDAKKAAVYTANHTGEHFHLGSIADVAGKDLPAAVLAWASFPCQDLSLAGLAGGIHGKRSGLVWEWLRIIDEMPEAPAILVAENVLGLVSASGGSHYRTLHAALAERGYKVGAMLLDAVRFVPHSRPRVFVVAVRNDVQVPGELTSPTPTWLHPAAVQKAASGLDSWVWWHMPEPPVRLSVLADIVEFDADYANTLTDERNIDLISPKHAALLNALPKKQTFVAPGYKRTRAGKQVLELRFDNVAGCLRTPGGGSSRQLLVIRNNGQLNSRLLTIKETARLMGAPESYQIPGSYNDGYKAMGDAVAVPVASWLARNLLLPLADLRDHTA, encoded by the coding sequence TTGGCACCCGATACCGACCTTGCCTCCGATGAAAACAGGGGAAAGCCCGCTACAATGTCGGCCATGTCCCTACTCATTCCTTCCCTCGACTACCCGTCCGTCAGCCCTTCAACAGGTAGCGCGCCGGCACCGTCGCACAGCCCGGGTACGCTTAAAAAGCAAGCCCGTCACGCCTATCTCGAGTTCTTCGCCGGTAGCGGATTGGTCGCTCAGGGCTTGAAAACCATGTTCAAGCCCATCTGGGCGAACGACATCGATGCAAAAAAAGCGGCGGTCTACACCGCCAATCACACCGGAGAGCATTTTCACCTCGGGTCCATTGCCGACGTGGCCGGCAAGGATTTGCCGGCGGCGGTACTGGCCTGGGCTTCGTTCCCGTGCCAGGACCTGTCCCTCGCAGGATTGGCCGGAGGTATTCATGGTAAGCGCAGCGGTCTTGTCTGGGAGTGGCTACGGATCATTGACGAGATGCCCGAGGCACCGGCTATCCTGGTTGCCGAAAATGTGCTTGGCCTTGTGTCGGCGTCTGGTGGCAGCCACTACCGCACGCTACACGCGGCGTTGGCGGAGCGTGGCTACAAGGTTGGGGCGATGCTGCTCGATGCTGTTCGCTTCGTGCCGCATTCGCGACCGCGCGTTTTTGTCGTCGCCGTGCGCAACGACGTGCAGGTGCCTGGCGAGCTGACCAGTCCCACACCGACCTGGCTGCATCCGGCAGCGGTACAAAAAGCGGCCAGCGGTCTGGATAGCTGGGTGTGGTGGCACATGCCCGAGCCGCCGGTGCGCTTGTCGGTGCTGGCCGACATCGTTGAGTTTGATGCCGATTATGCGAACACGCTCACGGATGAACGAAACATTGACTTGATCTCGCCCAAGCATGCGGCCTTACTGAACGCATTACCAAAAAAACAGACCTTCGTCGCACCGGGCTACAAACGAACCCGGGCGGGAAAACAGGTGCTGGAACTGCGCTTTGACAATGTTGCCGGGTGTCTGCGGACTCCCGGTGGCGGCAGCAGCCGGCAGCTTCTTGTCATTCGCAACAATGGCCAGCTCAACAGTCGGCTGCTGACGATCAAGGAAACCGCACGTCTGATGGGGGCTCCGGAAAGTTACCAAATTCCGGGTTCCTATAACGACGGCTACAAGGCAATGGGTGATGCAGTAGCTGTCCCTGTTGCCAGCTGGCTCGCCAGAAATTTACTCCTGCCTTTGGCTGACCTGCGTGACCATACCGCTTAG
- a CDS encoding DUF4928 family protein: MTIPLSLEVALARFKVDFQVGGAGALGTVLVLTRKAMVGGLPFDPEKLLTPGGGQVAGLSGANINKILAGYGVTQQVGTESGRTSRGTPALAGQYAAFLHALPRLSASDIADIEAWWVSRFTDYFNSAPFKLNYDSSKTLASVIRNLLDQALERQKKSPGKTYVGAVLQHLVGAKLELALPALKITHNGASVADAVSARSGDFVIDNAIIHCTTAPSEALMRKCEANLKAGQHPIILTIAKMIGAAEGLAENAGIEGRVEVMDALQFLAANLYEMSLFKAADRKVTVIRLIEKYNQIVAAHEADASLRISFD; this comes from the coding sequence GTGACCATACCGCTTAGTCTTGAAGTGGCGCTAGCCCGGTTCAAAGTCGATTTTCAGGTCGGTGGTGCCGGTGCACTCGGCACGGTGCTGGTACTCACACGCAAAGCGATGGTCGGCGGCCTGCCGTTCGATCCGGAGAAACTGCTCACGCCAGGCGGCGGCCAGGTCGCGGGTTTGAGCGGTGCCAACATCAACAAAATACTCGCCGGATATGGTGTGACCCAACAGGTCGGGACGGAGTCGGGCCGCACGAGTCGTGGCACGCCGGCGCTGGCAGGGCAGTACGCGGCTTTCCTGCACGCCTTGCCGCGGCTCTCTGCGTCAGACATTGCCGACATCGAGGCGTGGTGGGTGTCGCGCTTTACGGACTATTTCAATAGTGCGCCATTCAAGCTGAACTACGACTCCAGCAAGACGCTGGCATCGGTCATCCGCAATCTGCTGGATCAGGCCCTGGAGCGCCAAAAAAAGTCGCCCGGAAAAACCTATGTGGGCGCGGTTCTCCAGCATCTGGTGGGTGCCAAGCTGGAACTGGCATTGCCCGCATTAAAAATTACCCACAACGGGGCTTCTGTCGCTGATGCGGTGTCAGCGCGGTCGGGAGATTTCGTCATCGACAATGCGATCATTCACTGCACCACAGCACCCTCGGAAGCGCTGATGCGCAAGTGCGAGGCGAACCTCAAGGCAGGGCAGCATCCGATCATCCTGACGATTGCAAAGATGATCGGTGCCGCGGAAGGATTGGCGGAAAACGCCGGTATCGAGGGGCGTGTCGAGGTAATGGATGCGCTTCAATTCCTCGCCGCAAACCTCTACGAGATGAGCCTCTTCAAAGCAGCCGACCGGAAAGTCACCGTCATCCGGCTCATCGAAAAATACAACCAGATCGTGGCAGCGCATGAAGCCGATGCAAGCCTGCGCATCAGCTTCGACTGA
- a CDS encoding heavy metal sensor histidine kinase, with product MTQRAALSLTARLAILFAVATIVTFALVGTYLYQALAMQLEQRDDMELVSKSRQIRHLLRESESIAAIRQEPNRFLNAMYGHDEIRLQLLQTDGQLIMQSSAPSRALPSLPLVPATRHALENDVSDWESGVGTGRVIASAGMVGKTSLEPVHIVLAREGTNRSAMMRKYGETLAVAVWLGAILAAALGFLVVQLGLRPLRLIITQANAISTQRLHTRLSNDNTPRELHELGQAFNAMLDRLEDGVKRLTQFASDIAHDLRTPVNTLMVETQVALTKERSNEEYQILLGSNLEEYERLARIIENTLFLARADNAQLAMQSETLDLAVELERIRDYFEGLAEDAGVRLTIAAAALTIEADPILFRRAVSNLVSNAIVHTPRGSFIHLSAATAVGNKTRVTVENGGPGIPAEHLPHIFERFYRGDAARAPSMYSAGLGLAIVCAIMRLHGGDAGVTSVAGEKTVFYLCFPGVTRRRRRRTRLQRRNKQRGAVPASVPDK from the coding sequence ATGACCCAGCGCGCTGCGTTATCACTCACTGCACGGCTGGCCATCCTGTTTGCCGTCGCCACCATCGTCACCTTCGCGCTGGTCGGCACCTACCTGTACCAGGCGCTGGCCATGCAACTCGAACAGCGCGACGATATGGAGCTTGTCAGCAAAAGCCGGCAAATCCGCCATCTGCTGCGTGAAAGCGAATCGATCGCTGCGATCAGGCAGGAGCCGAATCGCTTCCTCAATGCCATGTACGGCCACGATGAAATCCGGCTGCAACTGCTGCAAACCGATGGCCAACTCATCATGCAAAGCAGTGCTCCATCCCGCGCACTGCCCTCATTGCCGTTGGTACCCGCCACCCGCCATGCACTGGAAAACGACGTCAGCGACTGGGAGTCCGGCGTCGGCACCGGACGTGTGATCGCTTCGGCAGGCATGGTCGGCAAGACCAGTCTCGAACCCGTACACATCGTCCTCGCACGCGAGGGCACAAACCGCTCGGCAATGATGCGCAAATACGGCGAAACCCTCGCCGTCGCGGTCTGGCTGGGTGCAATACTGGCCGCCGCACTGGGATTCCTGGTGGTGCAACTGGGTTTGCGACCGCTACGCCTGATCATCACGCAAGCCAATGCGATCAGTACCCAGCGCCTGCATACCCGCCTCTCGAACGACAACACACCACGCGAACTGCATGAGCTCGGTCAAGCCTTCAATGCCATGCTCGACCGGCTCGAGGACGGCGTCAAACGCCTGACCCAGTTTGCCTCGGACATCGCTCATGACTTGCGTACGCCGGTCAACACGCTGATGGTCGAAACCCAGGTCGCGCTGACCAAGGAACGATCCAACGAGGAATATCAAATCCTGCTGGGATCGAATCTGGAAGAGTACGAGCGGCTGGCCCGCATCATCGAAAACACGCTGTTCCTGGCGCGTGCCGACAATGCCCAGCTAGCCATGCAGTCCGAAACACTGGACCTCGCCGTCGAACTGGAGCGTATCCGCGACTACTTCGAAGGATTGGCAGAGGACGCCGGCGTCAGGCTCACCATCGCGGCCGCTGCACTGACCATCGAAGCCGATCCCATCCTGTTCCGCCGCGCCGTCAGCAACCTGGTCTCGAACGCGATCGTCCACACGCCCCGCGGCTCATTCATCCACTTGTCCGCCGCCACCGCCGTCGGCAACAAGACCCGCGTGACGGTCGAAAACGGCGGCCCCGGCATCCCGGCCGAGCACCTGCCGCACATCTTCGAACGCTTCTATCGGGGCGACGCCGCACGGGCACCATCGATGTATTCGGCCGGCCTCGGACTAGCCATCGTCTGCGCCATCATGCGTCTGCATGGCGGCGATGCCGGCGTCACCAGCGTGGCTGGCGAAAAGACGGTTTTTTACCTGTGCTTCCCGGGCGTCACGCGGCGGCGACGGCGGCGCACGCGCCTGCAGAGGCGCAATAAACAGCGCGGTGCAGTGCCGGCCTCGGTACCTGACAAGTAA
- a CDS encoding heavy metal response regulator transcription factor: MRILIVEDEPKTGDYLRKGLQENGYVVDLARDGTTGLHLAVQEDYDLIVLDVMLPGIDGWEVLKKLRETKATAVLFLTSRDDVNDRVKGLELGADDYLVKPFAFVELLARIRTVLRRNPQREADTMNVADLEIDVLKRRVIRDGQRIDLTAKEFALLHLLVRRQGEVLSRSLIASQVWDMNFDSDTNVVDVAIRRLRAKVDDPFPNKLVHTIRGMGYLFEERT, encoded by the coding sequence ATGCGTATATTGATCGTGGAAGATGAACCCAAGACTGGTGACTACCTGCGTAAGGGATTACAAGAGAACGGCTACGTGGTCGACCTTGCCCGCGATGGCACCACCGGCCTGCACCTCGCGGTGCAGGAAGACTATGACCTGATCGTGCTCGATGTGATGTTGCCCGGCATCGATGGCTGGGAAGTGCTTAAAAAACTGCGCGAAACAAAAGCGACTGCCGTGCTGTTCCTGACCTCGCGCGATGACGTCAACGATCGCGTCAAGGGACTCGAACTCGGTGCCGATGATTATCTGGTCAAGCCGTTTGCGTTTGTCGAACTGCTGGCGCGTATCCGCACCGTGCTGCGTCGCAATCCGCAACGCGAAGCCGATACGATGAATGTGGCCGACCTCGAAATCGATGTCCTGAAACGGCGCGTGATCCGCGACGGCCAACGCATCGACCTGACCGCCAAAGAGTTTGCCCTCTTGCACCTGCTCGTACGACGCCAGGGCGAGGTGCTGTCGCGCTCGCTGATCGCCTCGCAGGTCTGGGACATGAACTTCGATTCGGATACCAACGTCGTCGATGTCGCGATCCGCCGGCTGCGCGCGAAGGTCGATGATCCGTTTCCCAACAAGCTGGTCCACACCATTCGTGGAATGGGCTATCTGTTTGAAGAGCGCACATGA
- a CDS encoding DUF4148 domain-containing protein, translating into MNIKKLASTIALGTLLAAGSAGAMASNMAFDETGSQWLKEVMNTKSTVTRAEVNNQVIMARQQGTLEISNVSYPATAKSTVAPRSRAAVHAEAIKSVQNGPISNLYIGG; encoded by the coding sequence ATGAATATCAAAAAACTCGCAAGCACAATCGCCCTTGGTACCTTGTTGGCAGCTGGTTCGGCCGGCGCAATGGCCAGCAACATGGCCTTCGACGAAACCGGTTCGCAATGGCTGAAAGAAGTCATGAACACCAAGTCGACCGTGACCCGTGCCGAAGTAAACAACCAGGTCATCATGGCACGTCAGCAAGGCACGCTGGAAATCAGCAACGTGAGCTACCCGGCCACCGCCAAGTCGACCGTCGCCCCACGTAGCCGCGCCGCTGTCCACGCAGAAGCAATCAAGTCGGTACAGAACGGCCCGATCTCGAACTTGTATATCGGCGGCTAA
- a CDS encoding DUF4148 domain-containing protein, which produces MNIKKLTTAIALGTLLTAASAGAMAANMGFDQTGLQWLKDVDTSSSTVTRADVKNEVVMARQQGTLEISNVNYPVAAESNATPRSRLAVRAEAIKSVQNGPINDLYIGG; this is translated from the coding sequence ATGAATATCAAAAAACTCACAACCGCAATCGCCCTTGGTACCCTGTTGACCGCCGCTTCGGCTGGCGCAATGGCCGCTAACATGGGCTTCGATCAAACCGGTCTGCAATGGTTGAAAGACGTCGATACGTCGTCGTCGACCGTGACCCGAGCTGATGTGAAAAACGAAGTTGTGATGGCACGCCAGCAAGGCACGCTGGAAATCAGCAACGTCAATTACCCGGTTGCCGCCGAGTCGAATGCCACGCCACGCAGCCGTCTGGCGGTCCGCGCCGAAGCCATCAAGTCGGTACAAAATGGTCCGATCAACGACCTGTATATCGGCGGTTGA
- a CDS encoding chromate transporter has translation MNSSPVPDHPRPASLTDLFVSFTLLALQGFGGVLAVVQRELVEKKRWLTREEFIEEWAVAQVMPGPNVVNLALMIGGRYFGLRGALVALAGMLAMPLVIVLLLGLLHAHYASYPGVAGALRGMAAVSAGLIAATGLKLVGTLQSHPLKLPLSLFFCALGFLLIALLRVPLLIVLLGLGGVSCVLTYRKLVR, from the coding sequence ATGAATTCATCCCCCGTTCCGGACCATCCGCGTCCCGCGTCACTGACCGATCTGTTTGTTTCATTTACCTTGCTGGCCTTGCAGGGCTTTGGCGGCGTGCTGGCGGTGGTGCAGCGCGAGCTGGTTGAAAAGAAGCGCTGGCTGACGCGCGAGGAATTCATTGAGGAGTGGGCCGTCGCGCAAGTCATGCCCGGTCCCAACGTCGTCAACCTCGCACTGATGATAGGCGGCCGGTATTTCGGTTTGCGCGGCGCACTAGTTGCGCTGGCCGGCATGCTGGCGATGCCGCTGGTAATCGTCCTGTTGCTGGGATTGCTGCACGCGCACTACGCCAGCTATCCCGGCGTGGCAGGTGCCTTGCGCGGAATGGCGGCAGTGTCGGCAGGATTGATCGCTGCGACCGGTCTCAAGCTGGTCGGGACCTTGCAATCCCATCCGCTGAAGTTGCCCTTGAGCCTGTTCTTTTGCGCGCTCGGGTTTCTCCTGATTGCACTACTGCGTGTGCCGCTGCTCATTGTGCTGCTGGGACTGGGCGGCGTTTCCTGCGTACTGACTTACCGCAAGCTGGTGCGGTGA
- a CDS encoding chromate transporter has product MNTSLHLVLDAGDWLSLFAHYLLLSLMSIGGAISTTAEMHRYLVEQHQWLTPAQFNAAIAIAQAAPGPNVLFVALMGWQVGINAGSTLAAFGGVAVTMTGIMLPSTTITYLAAQWGHRNRHLLGVRAFKQGMAPIVIALLLSTGWILTASNGASIINWPLWLLSAASGIIIWRTRLHLLWLLGLGALLGWIGLV; this is encoded by the coding sequence GTGAACACGTCCCTGCACCTGGTACTCGACGCCGGCGACTGGCTCAGCCTGTTTGCCCACTACCTGCTGCTGTCGCTGATGTCGATAGGCGGTGCCATTTCGACCACCGCTGAAATGCATCGCTATCTGGTCGAGCAGCACCAGTGGCTCACGCCGGCCCAGTTCAATGCCGCCATTGCCATCGCACAGGCAGCGCCGGGGCCGAATGTGCTGTTCGTGGCCTTGATGGGATGGCAGGTCGGGATCAATGCGGGCAGTACGCTGGCGGCATTCGGCGGTGTCGCGGTGACAATGACCGGCATCATGTTGCCGAGCACGACGATCACTTATCTGGCTGCGCAATGGGGCCATCGCAACCGGCATTTGCTGGGCGTGCGCGCCTTCAAGCAAGGCATGGCACCGATCGTCATCGCGCTGCTGCTGTCGACCGGCTGGATTCTGACCGCCAGCAATGGCGCCAGCATAATCAATTGGCCGCTGTGGCTGCTCAGCGCAGCGAGCGGCATCATCATCTGGCGCACCCGCTTGCATTTGCTGTGGTTGCTTGGGCTGGGCGCGCTGCTGGGCTGGATCGGGTTGGTCTGA
- a CDS encoding PHB depolymerase family esterase encodes MLRHIPPRPLFAVLSLVLVTSSSGVQASAALPVFKADPMQTSVSGLSSGAFMAVQYQVAFSKTVRGAGVVAGGPYYCAGTLGYTAAAICMGMVPFMPPNPSLMLEAAQAFAASGQIDPLDGLQNDRIYVFSGTKDTVVYQQAVDATVDFFKLAGVPASQIKYVNKVPSGHALITPKYGNSCAANAAPYISHCTVKGSGYDQAGDLLGHIYGKLNAPVAAPAGQIVAFNQREFVDAGSGMAGDGYLFVPGSCAQDSSRCKVHVALHGCEQSVAVVGNDFYSDTGYNNWADSNRLLVLYPQVNASTAPYNPKGCWDWVGYTGPAYATTSGVQLAAIKAMVDRLTARP; translated from the coding sequence ATGCTGCGCCACATCCCGCCCCGCCCTCTGTTTGCCGTCCTCAGCTTAGTCCTTGTGACCAGCAGCAGCGGCGTACAAGCCAGTGCCGCCCTGCCCGTTTTCAAGGCCGACCCGATGCAAACCTCGGTATCCGGACTGTCCTCCGGCGCGTTCATGGCGGTGCAATACCAGGTCGCTTTTTCAAAAACAGTCAGAGGAGCCGGGGTGGTTGCCGGTGGTCCGTACTACTGTGCCGGCACGCTGGGCTACACGGCCGCCGCGATCTGCATGGGCATGGTGCCGTTCATGCCACCCAATCCAAGCCTGATGCTGGAAGCCGCACAGGCTTTTGCCGCCAGCGGGCAAATCGATCCGCTGGACGGCCTGCAAAATGACCGCATCTATGTTTTCAGCGGCACCAAGGACACGGTGGTCTACCAGCAGGCGGTCGATGCGACGGTGGATTTTTTCAAGCTGGCCGGCGTACCGGCATCACAGATCAAGTACGTCAACAAGGTGCCCTCCGGCCACGCGCTGATCACCCCGAAATACGGTAATAGTTGCGCGGCCAATGCCGCCCCATACATCAGCCATTGCACCGTCAAGGGCAGCGGTTATGACCAGGCCGGCGACCTGCTCGGGCACATCTACGGCAAGCTTAATGCACCAGTCGCCGCTCCCGCGGGCCAGATCGTCGCGTTTAACCAGCGTGAATTCGTCGATGCCGGCAGCGGCATGGCCGGTGACGGCTATCTGTTTGTACCGGGCTCCTGTGCGCAAGACAGCAGCCGCTGCAAGGTGCATGTCGCGCTGCACGGCTGCGAGCAATCTGTCGCGGTGGTCGGCAATGATTTTTACAGCGATACCGGCTACAACAACTGGGCCGACAGCAACCGCTTGCTGGTGCTGTATCCGCAAGTCAATGCCTCGACGGCACCCTACAATCCGAAGGGTTGCTGGGACTGGGTCGGCTACACCGGCCCGGCCTATGCAACGACATCCGGTGTCCAGCTGGCCGCCATCAAGGCAATGGTCGACCGCCTGACCGCCAGGCCCTGA
- a CDS encoding DUF1499 domain-containing protein has protein sequence MKISRIPLLLALLSLVLLGASGIGVQLGWWAFPVGFQMLRWVVYCGVAAVVVSLICMVAPAWRRGSWTLLLLGLLIGAGSAFVPWQMAQQAQTLPRIHDISTDLIDPPAFVAILPLRADAVNPAAYGGPGIAAEQRRGYPDIVPLTLTVMPADAYVRALAAVKKMGWEIVADDAAGGRIEATATTRWFGFKDDVVVRVLPAVGGSRIDVRSVSRVGKSDVGTNARRIRRFIAAINMP, from the coding sequence ATGAAAATTTCCCGAATTCCGTTATTGCTGGCGCTGCTGTCGCTGGTCCTGCTGGGTGCTTCCGGCATTGGCGTCCAGCTTGGCTGGTGGGCTTTTCCGGTTGGATTCCAAATGCTGCGCTGGGTGGTCTATTGCGGTGTTGCAGCGGTCGTCGTGTCACTGATCTGCATGGTGGCACCGGCCTGGCGTCGGGGTAGCTGGACGCTATTGTTGCTGGGCCTGCTGATCGGTGCGGGTAGTGCTTTCGTGCCGTGGCAAATGGCGCAGCAGGCGCAGACACTGCCGCGTATCCATGATATTTCGACCGACCTGATCGATCCGCCGGCTTTTGTTGCGATCCTGCCGTTGCGGGCCGATGCCGTCAATCCTGCCGCTTACGGCGGTCCCGGGATTGCGGCCGAGCAGCGGCGTGGCTATCCCGATATCGTGCCGTTAACGCTGACGGTAATGCCAGCCGACGCCTATGTCCGCGCTCTGGCTGCCGTGAAAAAAATGGGCTGGGAGATCGTCGCCGATGACGCCGCCGGTGGTCGCATCGAGGCAACCGCGACAACCCGCTGGTTTGGCTTCAAGGATGATGTTGTGGTGCGGGTCTTGCCGGCAGTCGGTGGTAGCCGGATTGACGTACGCTCGGTGTCGCGGGTCGGCAAGAGTGATGTCGGCACTAACGCCAGGCGCATACGCCGTTTTATCGCGGCAATCAACATGCCCTGA
- the hemP gene encoding hemin uptake protein HemP, protein MPDHPTAGSPVATPSSSDQERPPKRYQSKDLFRLNREIEIEHQGRIYRMRVTQLNKLILTA, encoded by the coding sequence ATGCCCGATCACCCTACTGCCGGATCGCCTGTCGCCACGCCGTCTTCATCCGACCAGGAACGCCCGCCCAAGCGCTACCAAAGCAAAGACCTGTTCCGCCTCAACCGCGAAATCGAAATCGAGCATCAGGGACGTATTTACCGGATGCGGGTCACTCAGTTAAACAAGCTGATCCTGACCGCGTGA
- a CDS encoding glucan biosynthesis protein D, giving the protein MQRRDFLRASAALAAAGFPMQSLFAAATAGEPLKFLGKPQAFDYAWLKGQARTLATKPYRPAKNTIPDEIKKMDWDQFQAIQYRPEHAMWAGDKLRFQAKFFHLGLYFTSPVQIFELKNGQAQELAYDPAMFNYGKSGLHPEKLPKELGFAGFKVNFHTDLERDISAFLGASYFRAVGSDWQYGLSARGLAIDCGMARAEEFPNFTHFWLERPAADSGKLVVYALLDSPSVSGAYRFEIEPAATMVMQVDVALYPRTTIERMGVAPLTSMFQYAENDRGMPGANDWRPEIHDSDGLALHRGNGEWLWRPLVNPEQLRFNAYQDENPRGFGLLQRDRNFDHYQDDGVFYERRPSVWVEPTSGWGKGAIQLVEIPTTDETFDNIVCFWNPEKKPEAGQEHLFGYRLHWGGKMPFVPPLAQVVATRTGRGGVVGQKRAYFSWRFVIDFAGDNLQLLGKDIKVEPVISASRGTVEISSVRPLDAIHGLRVMFDLKPSDTAVTPIDLRVFLRANGQTLSETWLYQWTPPAMAKRVV; this is encoded by the coding sequence ATGCAACGACGCGATTTTTTAAGAGCGTCGGCCGCCCTCGCCGCCGCCGGCTTCCCGATGCAATCCCTCTTCGCCGCCGCAACGGCAGGCGAACCGCTCAAGTTTTTGGGCAAACCGCAAGCTTTTGACTATGCCTGGCTAAAAGGCCAAGCCAGAACGCTGGCAACAAAACCCTACCGCCCTGCCAAAAATACGATTCCGGACGAGATCAAAAAGATGGACTGGGACCAGTTCCAGGCGATCCAGTACCGCCCCGAACATGCGATGTGGGCCGGCGACAAGTTGCGCTTCCAGGCAAAGTTCTTTCACCTCGGTTTGTACTTCACCTCACCGGTGCAGATTTTTGAACTGAAAAACGGCCAGGCACAGGAACTCGCGTACGACCCGGCGATGTTCAACTATGGAAAAAGCGGCCTGCATCCGGAAAAACTCCCGAAAGAGTTAGGCTTTGCCGGCTTCAAGGTCAACTTTCATACGGACCTCGAACGCGATATCTCTGCCTTTCTGGGGGCGAGTTATTTCCGCGCGGTCGGTTCTGATTGGCAATATGGCTTATCGGCCCGCGGCCTGGCGATCGATTGCGGCATGGCCCGTGCCGAAGAGTTTCCCAACTTCACTCATTTCTGGCTGGAACGCCCGGCCGCAGATTCCGGCAAGCTGGTGGTGTATGCGTTGCTGGACTCGCCCAGTGTCTCGGGTGCCTATCGCTTCGAGATCGAACCGGCCGCCACGATGGTCATGCAGGTCGATGTGGCGCTTTATCCGCGCACGACCATCGAGCGAATGGGCGTCGCGCCGCTGACCAGCATGTTCCAGTACGCCGAAAACGATCGCGGCATGCCGGGTGCGAATGACTGGCGTCCTGAAATCCATGATTCGGATGGCCTCGCCCTGCATCGCGGCAATGGCGAATGGCTATGGCGGCCGCTGGTCAACCCGGAACAGCTGCGCTTCAATGCCTATCAGGATGAGAATCCGCGCGGCTTCGGCTTGCTGCAACGGGATCGCAATTTTGACCATTATCAGGACGACGGCGTGTTTTACGAGCGCCGTCCGAGCGTCTGGGTCGAACCGACATCGGGCTGGGGCAAGGGCGCGATACAGCTGGTTGAAATCCCGACCACCGACGAAACCTTCGACAATATTGTCTGTTTCTGGAATCCCGAGAAAAAGCCGGAGGCCGGCCAGGAACATCTGTTTGGCTATCGCCTGCACTGGGGTGGCAAGATGCCATTTGTGCCGCCGCTAGCTCAGGTGGTGGCCACGCGGACTGGTCGGGGCGGCGTCGTCGGCCAGAAACGAGCGTATTTTTCCTGGCGCTTCGTGATTGATTTTGCCGGCGATAATCTTCAGTTGCTTGGCAAGGACATCAAGGTGGAACCAGTGATTTCTGCCTCGCGCGGCACGGTCGAGATCAGCTCGGTACGACCGCTCGATGCCATCCACGGTTTGCGGGTGATGTTCGATCTGAAGCCGTCCGATACGGCGGTCACGCCAATCGACCTGCGGGTATTCCTGCGTGCAAATGGCCAGACACTATCCGAAACGTGGCTGTATCAGTGGACACCGCCGGCCATGGCAAAGCGCGTCGTTTAG
- a CDS encoding XRE family transcriptional regulator, whose translation MKTPVLPATPPEVGATLQRMRLERDLTLEDLSRAAGVSKSMLSQIEREKANPTIAVAWRLANALGVSIAELLSTEARPLEAIRVMEPHETPTLPGEHAGYVLRILGPMALAGKHEWYELTLSAGGALVSNPHDPGTTEHLTVLHGAVDIEVAGTVRKLKTGATARYEADQPHAIRNAGKAEAKALLVVIHR comes from the coding sequence ATGAAAACTCCTGTCCTGCCTGCCACCCCGCCCGAAGTCGGCGCCACACTGCAACGCATGCGTCTGGAACGCGACCTGACACTCGAAGACCTGTCGCGCGCGGCCGGCGTGTCGAAGTCGATGCTATCGCAAATCGAACGCGAAAAAGCCAATCCGACCATCGCGGTTGCGTGGCGACTGGCCAATGCGCTCGGCGTCAGCATCGCTGAATTATTATCGACCGAAGCCCGTCCGCTGGAAGCGATCCGCGTGATGGAACCACACGAAACCCCGACGCTGCCCGGCGAACACGCCGGCTACGTGCTGCGTATCCTCGGTCCGATGGCGCTGGCCGGCAAGCATGAATGGTACGAGCTGACGCTATCGGCAGGCGGTGCGCTGGTCTCGAACCCGCATGATCCCGGTACCACCGAACATCTGACGGTGCTGCATGGTGCAGTCGATATCGAGGTCGCCGGCACCGTGCGCAAGCTCAAGACTGGCGCAACCGCGCGCTATGAAGCCGACCAGCCCCATGCAATCCGCAATGCCGGAAAAGCCGAAGCAAAAGCGCTGCTGGTGGTGATTCACCGGTAG